CCTCGGTTGCAGGCACTGAAGAAGTCGGAGGGCTCATTGGGACAAATGACGGTTCGATTAATGACTGCTACGCTACAGGTTCAGTCACGGGCTCAATTTCTGTGGGCGGTCTTATAGGCACCCATCAAGGAAATACAGTAAACCGCTGCTATGCCACCGGTGACGTGCGTGGCATCGAGACGGACGCCTTTTCCTATTCAGCCGATGTCGGCGGTCTTATCGGCACAAAAGAATTGTTTGACAATGAAGTCATTGACTGTTACGCTTCCGGAAATGTAACAAGTAATAGTAATGGTTATAGCTTTGGCGGTCTTGTCGGGGCAAACCGTAAAGGCGATATACGGCGGTGTTACGCTGTAGGATCCGTCGCCTGCACTAGGTACGGCGGCGGTCTTGCCGGTTCCTTCTCTGGCGGAAGCATGAACAGTTGTTTTGCCACGGGAACGGTGGTCACGGAGGAGTATGATGCAGGTGGGCTTATCGGCTATAACGGTGGGATAATCACAGACTGTTACGCGTGGGCTTCGGTAAAGGGGGATGAGTTCGTGGGGGGACTTATTGGAGAAAACGATGAAGCAAGCCTAAACCGTTGTTATGCTATAGGTAAGGTTGAGGGCGATAAAAATGTGGGCGGACTCATTGGCGCGAATGTTATAAGCGGTGTAAACCGGAGTTTTTGGGATACAAATACGACTGAGCAAGAAACCAGCGCCGCGGGGTCGGAGAGGATACTGCCGCTCTGCAAAGCATAGTCACCTACCGAGATGCCGGTTGGGATCAAGGCGGATGGATCATGCGGGAAGGAAGCTACCCCCGTTTGCCTTGGGAAGACGGACTCGAGGAATGGCCGCCCATTCCAGCCTTTGATCCGAGTACGCTGTCTATACCCGGAAGCGGCACGGAAGAAGATCCTTACCAAATCAATTCACCGGAGCATTTTTTCTACTTAAGTAAATACGCAATTTTTACGACCGCTCATTTGCTGCTAACGGCGGATTTGGATCTTGAGGATCAAAGATTTTATGCCTTGGGAGAAGGTGACGGATTTCGTGGCGTATTTGACGGCGGGGGACATGTCCTCCGCAACGGAACTATTCTTATCGCTGACAGCGCTAATGCCGGATTGTTTTCTGTACTCGGTGAAGGTGGTGTTATTCGAAACTTGGGCGTCGAAAATCTGGCGGTATTGGGAAGCTCTATCGTAGGCGGCCTTGTCGCCAAAAACGATAAGGGCACGATTAGCAATTGCTATACGACAGGCAGCGTTACAGGCGAAGGCGACGAAAACACCTGTGTCGGCGCATTGGTGGGCTGGAATATCGAAGGGGATATTACGGACTCTTATGCCACAGGTAAGGTTTCGAGCACCGGTATGGCGGGCGGATTGGTGGGATCCAATGCAGACGGCATCCTGCGTGATTGTTATGCCGCTGGTGATGTAACCGGACAAAAAACTTATGCCGGGGGACTGGCCGGGTTTAGCACAAGTGCCGGGACCGTCAGCAATTGTCACGCGTCGGGTGTAGTTCGCGGTGAAAGGTATGCAGGCGGACTTTTAGGGGGCAACACCGGTCCCGTCACCGACTGTTACGCCACCGGCGGCGCCATCGGCACTTGGGGGGTAGGTGGATTGATAGGCGGGAATGGCGGTAGCGGTACGGTGCTAGATTGTTATGCTATCGGCACTATTTATGGCGGCGATAACGTTGGCGGGCTTATTGGAGAAAACTATGGCGATGTGAGCAGCTGCTATTTTTCAGGTAAGGTGGGGGGCAGTGATTTTACGGGCGGACTCATCGGTTCGAATGAAGACGGTGACATCAGCAATTGCTACGCCACGGGCTTGGTCTACGGCTATTTTTATCCGGCCGGTCTGGTCGGCTTTAATAGTGGCGGCACAATCTACAGCTGCCTGTCTACGGCTGAAGTACGCGTTCTGGAAGCTTTTGGCGGTGCCCTTGTCGCGCTCAATGGCGGTGGTGGAACGATTACGGACAGCTATTGGGATATGGATCGGGCAGTGTGGCCTTTCAGCGAAGGCGGTGAACCGCGTTCAACGGAAGAGCTGACCTATCCTTACGCAGAGGACGTTTACGCGGACTGGGATTTTACAAACCTATGGCATCATGATGAGGACGGAACCAAAAACGATGGCTACCCTTATCTTCAGACCGTAGCGCCTATACTATGGCAAGGGGAGGAAGAGCCTGCAGAAGGTGAGCCTAGTCATGAAGGCGAGGGCGGTGTTGAGGGTGAGCCTAGTCATGAAGGCGAGGGCGGTGTTGAGGGTGAGCCTAGCCATGAAGGCGAGGGCGGCGTTGAGGGTGAGCCTAGTCATGAAGGCGAGGGCGGTGTTGAGGGTGAGCCGAGCCATGAAGGCGAAGGCGGCGTTGAGGGTGAGCCTAGCCATGAAGGCGAGGGCGGTGTTGAGGGTGAAGGTGAAAGTCCCGACGAAAGCTGCGGTTGTTGTAAATCTTCCGACGAAAAGATGGGTTGGCCTACATTAATACAGAAAGGTTTAGGGGACTGGCTCCTTATTGGCGTGAGTCTCTTGGGCTTGGGAATCATAACCCGCGCCTCCCATTAATCTAAAAACTATTGCGTGCATAACGAGACCCTTTCCATTGCGAGCGGGTCTCGTTTTTTTCTTAGATGCACGACCGAGCGCTGTTGGTGGGATCTGTGTAAAAAACGGCGGCAGCGCCGCAGCACTGTTATTGAATCGTGTATTCATGATAAAATAACGTATATGCGTAGGTCTTGGCTTTATGAGTCGAAGGACTGAAAAATAAGGAGATTTTATTATGCCGCTGTTTGCATATCGATGTTTGGATTGTGACGCGCACACGGAAGTGTTGGTGCGTAATGATGAGACGGTAGTCTGCCCTGAATGTGGTTCCGAACGTATGGAACGCCAATTGAGCCGTTTTGCCGCTGTGAGCAGCAGCGCGTCAAGTGAGGGTAGCTGTACCGACTGTTCCGTTTCGCAAAGCTGCGGATGTCCGCTTCAAGGTGGATGCAATTAAAACCATTCACGGATAAAGGCGAGATGAATTTTTCATGACCTCTAAAGGGCAACAGAATTACTATACACCGTCGCCGGGCGGGCGCTTTATGATGGCGATGTCGGCGGCACAACGGCGGCGCCCCATAAGTTTTTACCTCCTTGTGCTGATCCCGGTCGTATTGATTTTGGGGGTTTATCCCCTGAACAGTGCCGCATCGCCCCGGTCTTTTCTCTTTTATTGCTCCCTCATTCTGTTTTTCCTATGGCTGGTCAGTGCCTTGGCAATCAATGATTTCATCGCTCTTTTCCGTAAACACCGTTGTGAGCAGCGCCAAGCGTATCGTGATACCTTGGGTGATCCTGATTTTGTGGATTTGTTGGGTAACCGCGTACGAAGCCGTTTAAAGGATAGCTATAAACCCAAAGCTTGAGTCCGGAGAAAAAGTGTGTTCTAGCGCGTCGACAGATAGCGAAGTGTGTTGGAGAATCCGAAGGAAGCGCGCTGTTTTCAATCCGTACATAAGCAAAATTTTTGTTGACAAATTTGTCTAACATTATGTATAGTATGAGTTCTAGCATAAAATGTGGGTAGTTGTAAATAAATAACCTGTCGTTTAAAAGCAATTTTGCAACAGTGACGACCGCCTATAGCTGTGCGGATATGCGTCGACGGTTAATTGAGAGTAGTGGAAAAAAAGGATGATACAAGGGAAGTCCGAATGCAGCCGGTCTATGAGGCTTGCACGGTTTGTTCCTGTAGTCAAGTATGGAGGTTGTCCATGGGCCGTTATACACTGATCCAAGTCTTGTCGCTAATGATGACTGTGGTGGTGCTCCTGTTTAGTTCCGGATGTCCCGTCTCACCGCCTTCCTACAAACTTACGGTTCAAATAGAACCGGATTATAGCGCGGGGAAGGTGGAAGTCACGCCGTTGAAAGCCAACTACAGCTTGGGCGAGCAGGTTAAAGTAGAAGCCTTTGCCTATCCCGGCTATCGCTTCTTGCGCTGGAGAGGTGACTATCTGGGAGATGACGCCCGCGTGAATTTGTATATTCAATCCAATACAAATCTCGTCGCTGAATTTCGAAAAGTATACGATTACGAAGGGGAAACCGAGGGCGAGTATGAAGGGGAACTGCCGGAATTTATCATTGCGACACGAAAGATCGAAGCAAATAACGTGAGCCTTGAAGTGAAGCCTTTGGAAGGCACCGGCGTATGGGGCGTAAGAGAATATATTCCGCTTGGGTTAACAGTATCCAATCTTGTCGGCCCTTCTGCCGCATGGGATCGAGGACCGCGCGAGGTTACTTTTTGGAGCACCGATCTCACACCTGTCGTTGTCAGTTATAGCCTATCCGGACCTGATGGGATCTACACCATTACCGGTGAGCAAGGATATGACGGCGACAGCTTTGACACGCCCGGCGACTCGAAGCTTGTAATCGGAGACGTAACAGAAGAAGGTGAGGGTGAAGAGCCGGTAGAAGGCGAAGAACCTGCCGAGGGCGAAGAGCCGGTAGAAGGCGAAGAGCCTGTTGAAGGCGAAGATCCGGTAGAGGGTGAAGAACCCGTTGAAGGCGAAGAACCCGTTGAAGGTGAAGAGCCTGTTGAAGGCGAAGATCCGGTAGAGGGCGAAGAACCTGTTGAAGGCGAAGAGCCGGTTGAAGGCGAAGAGCCTACCGAAGGCGAAGAACCGGTTGAAGGCGAAGAGCCGGTAGAAGGTGAAGAACCCGTTGAGGGTGAAGAACCGGTAGAAGGTGAAGAACCCGTTGAAGGTGAAGGGCCTGTTGAAGGCGAAGAACCCGGTGTTGGTGATGCTTTGATTGCCTACATCTATGAAAACGACGACTGCTATTCTATTACTCCGACTATTGAACAACCTTCCATGACGGCAACAGCCTATATTATCGAAGAGATGCGCTCTCAATGCTGGAATCCGGACGACGCGGTCTATGACGGTACGGACTGGGTGCACTCCGTTGTTATTATCAATCCCCGCAACCGAGTTACGAATACAGCGTTGTTATTCATTGATGGCGGCAGCCGTAACTCGGCTATTACGGTTGAGCAATCCTTAGTGGCCATTGCCGCGGCAGCGGGAGCGCCTGTGGTACATATCAAAAATGTACCCAGCCAACCGATGACATTTTGGGACGAAGTAATCCCTAACAAAGAAGAAGACAACAGCTCCGGTTCTGATTTCGTCTTGCGCAATCGTTCCGAAGATGCGGCGATTGCCTACAGTTATGATAAATATCTCGAAGATTATCGTAACGATGAGGAAGCGTCGCAGCCCTGGCCGCTTCTCTTCCCCATGGTCAAAGCTGCTGTACGCGCCATGGATACAGCAGAATTCCTGCTTGCCGGGGAAGGTCCTCCTATAAAGGATTTTGTGGTGGCAGGCGCTTCAAAACGCGGATGGACTACGTGGCTTACCGGTGCGGTGGATCCCCGGGTAAAAGCGGTGGCGCCCATCGTCATTAATGTGTTGAACATGGAGAAGAACCTACTGCACCATCGCAAAGCCTACGGCTATTGGTCGCCTGCTATCTATGATTATGCGCAGAAAGGAATTTTTGATCAGCTAATTCCCACCAGCACCACGCCGGAATTGACCCCTGAAGCGAAAGCGCTGCTCGCATTGGTGGATCCGTATAAATATGTTGAAGCAGATAAATTCCAAGGCAAATCGGTGTACATGATTAATGCCACCGGTGATGAATTCTTTGTGCCTGATTTAGGGGAAGAGGATGATTCAATTGATTTGCTGCGGAAAAAATCGCTCTGGGCCTATCCTAGCTTTAATCCCAATGTGGGGCACGGTATGGGCGGATTGGATCAGGCCGTCAATCTGACAGATCCCTATAGCCCCGGTTCCATGCTTCTGGGTTGGTTCATGGCCGTTTCCCAAGACAAAGGGCTGCCCAGGTTCACCTGGTCTTTTAATAAAGACGGCAGTATCAGCGTGGAGACCGACCCGACGAACCCGCCCAAGGAAGTGCGGCTCTGGCAGGCAACATCCCGCAACAAACGAGATTTCCGTAATCCCGTCTTAGGCAATGCTTGGTCAGTAACCAATTTGACGGGCAGAGGAAGCGAAAACAAATATACAGGCAAACCCTTGCCCCCCAAGACGGGTGACTATACCGGATTTTTTATCCAGTTAAAATATGCCAATCCTGTTCAGGCTCCGGCGGGCATGGCTCCCGAGTTGGTTTTTTCTTCTCCCGTGCGGGTATTGCCTTTGGATGAAAAGGGAGCGCCCGCCTATCCCGATTTTAGTGCGCCTGTGAACGCTACCGAAAAACGCCCTGATGCAGTGAAATTTACCAAGGACAAACTGCCCCTGATTGTTGTTCATGGTTCCCCCTATGAAATGGGCAAACAATATGGCGCCGCTTTACAAGGGCAGATTAAGGACTTTCTGAGCGCAGTTGAAGAGGATCAAATTAACGATGCAGATAAGGATGAAGACCTTTCTCTAGATTATGGAGAGATTTGGACGAGTGCACAGACCTGGATGGATCAGCGTATTCTTGACGAAATCGACGGTATCGTGGAAGGTGCAGAACTCAATAAAACAGAATCATCGTGGCTTCATTTCGCGCACGCAAAAGCCTTGTATCAACTCAACGAAGATTTTGAGAACAGCGCCTTTATCCCCTATCGGGAGATGACTGCAGGGGCAGATTTGTTCCATGTCGCCTCCTTCAATATTCCTAAGCCTAAAGAGCAGCCGCCGCTTACTTCTTCCTGGTTTGATTTTCCGTGGGATACGCCCCTGTGCATGATTCTCTACGTGCCGGAAACCGGTGTGCCTCATGTGAACTGCACCTTTGCAGGCTTAACATTAGGCTTTACCGGCGCCAATCTTGCCGGTATTACGGTGAGTCCTATTTCCACACCGGGAACTCAACCAGGTCCAACCGCATTACCCTTGATGCGCTCCCTGCTTTATGATGCCTTGAGTTTGCGTGATGCCTTGGACGGCTTACAGCTCGGCGCCGTTAACGAAGAGTTGGATGAAGCCTATCCCCCCACCAATATCAACTTTTTGATTGGGGACGGCCGCAATGAAAAACGCGCTGTTCAAGCTATATTCGGACCTGATGCAGTATTGTGCGTGAGATACGATTTTGCGCGAAGCAACTTCAATTTAAATAAACGTGGCATTGTATTGGATGCTAGCAGCGATGAAGGATTGACCGCTTTAGAATCAATCTTGAGGAGTTTTGTAAATTCACCCTTTAGATTTACGAATCTTTCGGCTATCGCTGCGGTACCGCCCATGAGTCTCGACAACACCAACTTGTTAAATATTATTTATAGCTTTACCGATACAAGTTTTAATGTGCGGATAGGCGTAGCGAAAGAGGGTCAAGCCGCATGGCAGGATCATTTCGAGCTGGCAGAAATTCAAAAATTATTACCATAACTTAATACAATGTTGACCAATTCACAATATCTAAAAAATGTAGTGGTCATGGAACAAGGACGCGTTAAATGAATAAAGTTGTATGCCAGACTATATTAGAAATAATAAGGATGGGATCCATGAAGCAATTCTCTCATACCCTAAAAATGATGTGCCTTGCAATGGGGCTGTGCCTGATCTTCGTTACCGGTGCCGTTGCTGCGGATCCAAATGTAAAAATCACGCCCCGTGAAGCAACGGGATCATCATCTTTCCCCATATGGACGCAAAATTGGGAATGCAACGTGCCTTGGGATGATCCCGGTGCCACGGCTGTCAATGTGGATACCGGTGAAGATTTGAGTCGATTGATTAAAAGCGAAATTGATGATCCGTCGAACTCCAAGGAATTCACTGTCAAATATTGGGTTGAAATAGACGGTCAAAAATTGGGCTTGGTTCAGCGCAAGGTTTCTGTGATAGACAGTCTCCCTCCTGTGATTAATCTGTTGGCAAGCCAAGAGGGGGTATCGGGGGTACAACTGCTCACGCGGGATTTTGATCCGAAATACGAAGAGCCCGAATGGGTCACAATAATGAGAAACAATCTGAAAGGCAAGGATCCTGTGTGGGATTTTCTGGTTGTGAACCCCCTATTTAATTACGTGCCCACAGGCTGGGCTGATGCCGGTGCCATGCCGTGGCGTTGTTATCATTTAAACCCCTACAAGGAAGCACTCCGTGTATTTGACGCCTGTGAAGGGGAATACACGGAGGATACACTTGATAAAAACATATTTATCGTTGTGACGCGGGTATGTGACAAGGGCGAAGAGTTTTTTGTTACCGGCGGAAGTTTATCAGATATCAATAACAAAAATCTGATTTTTTCGCTGTCTAAAGATCTTGCCTGTGACAACTATGTTGGGTATCGGTTCTACTACTTCGCGAAAGATAGCGGCAATAGAGTGAGTTTTATTTCTCGGCATGTGAGACCTGTTTCCGG
The Candidatus Hydrogenedentota bacterium DNA segment above includes these coding regions:
- a CDS encoding zinc ribbon domain-containing protein; protein product: MPLFAYRCLDCDAHTEVLVRNDETVVCPECGSERMERQLSRFAAVSSSASSEGSCTDCSVSQSCGCPLQGGCN